A genomic region of Saprospiraceae bacterium contains the following coding sequences:
- the maf gene encoding septum formation protein Maf, with product MNQKINHRKIILASSSPRRKQLLEEAGFWFETIHLEFDESIPEGMPAFKVAQHIAIEKNLRALPFLKKDEIALTADSIVILGHKIFGKPQDRTEAYHMLASLSGKKHRVDTGVCLSDSTKQISFTGSSEVYFRAMNHEEISWYIDTYLPFDKAGSYAVQEWIGLCKISEISGSYANIMGLPTDLVYEGLKNFEGALMFPQ from the coding sequence ATGAATCAAAAAATCAACCACCGAAAAATCATTCTGGCTTCATCTTCACCGAGAAGAAAACAGTTACTTGAAGAAGCAGGTTTCTGGTTTGAAACTATCCATCTTGAATTTGATGAAAGTATTCCGGAAGGAATGCCTGCATTTAAAGTTGCCCAACACATTGCCATCGAAAAAAATTTAAGGGCGCTGCCTTTTTTGAAAAAGGATGAGATCGCGCTTACTGCGGATTCAATAGTTATACTCGGGCATAAGATTTTTGGCAAACCCCAAGACAGAACAGAAGCCTATCATATGTTAGCCAGCCTTTCCGGCAAAAAGCACAGAGTAGACACAGGAGTTTGTCTTAGCGATTCGACAAAACAAATTTCATTTACAGGAAGTTCTGAGGTATACTTCAGAGCTATGAATCATGAAGAAATCAGCTGGTATATTGATACTTATCTTCCATTTGATAAAGCGGGTTCTTACGCAGTTCAAGAATGGATTGGTTTATGCAAGATCTCTGAAATTTCCGGCAGTTATGCAAACATCATGGGATTGCCAACAGATCTCGTTTACGAAGGACTTAAAAATTTTGAAGGAGCACTTATGTTTCCCCAATAA
- a CDS encoding HAD-IIIA family hydrolase, with protein sequence MNVYDRFFSIKGIVLDIDGVCTDNSILVTDQSEFFRMMNVRDGYAIKKALLEGFKIGIISGGKSEGSRRRFELLGVTDIYLGIENKLEVFLGLLEQWQLSADQIAYMGDDIPDLEVMQEVGLASCPSDAVPEILKIAKYVSPIAGGQGCVRDLLEKILQAQEKWL encoded by the coding sequence ATGAATGTATATGATCGTTTCTTTTCTATAAAAGGAATTGTTCTCGATATTGACGGCGTTTGTACTGACAATTCCATTCTGGTCACAGACCAATCCGAATTTTTCAGAATGATGAATGTAAGAGACGGATATGCTATCAAAAAAGCGCTTCTGGAAGGTTTTAAAATAGGAATTATTTCAGGAGGTAAATCTGAAGGCTCCAGGCGAAGATTCGAATTATTGGGCGTTACGGATATTTATCTTGGCATTGAAAATAAACTTGAAGTATTTCTGGGTCTCCTTGAGCAATGGCAATTATCCGCTGACCAAATTGCTTACATGGGCGATGATATTCCTGATCTTGAAGTCATGCAAGAAGTTGGATTAGCAAGTTGCCCATCAGACGCAGTTCCGGAAATTCTAAAGATTGCAAAATATGTTTCACCAATAGCAGGCGGTCAAGGTTGTGTTAGAGATCTCCTCGAAAAAATTTTACAAGCTCAAGAAAAATGGCTTTAA
- a CDS encoding UbiA family prenyltransferase, which produces MALKAWISLIRFPNLLLIFACQQWVYHFHLKAHLPPEPETLSNLDFFYLSINTLLIAAGGFIINNIFDSKLDAAIPLKNPIPNYIKLRDAWILYFLTVALGIMLTVWLADKTNRWEAIFLNPLSALLLFLYSWKLKCSPIVGNIAVSAFTCGVILIIPFAFWPSLKILRALDFYLWLSLIYPILMLALFAFLVNFIREIFKDMEDMESDATQNCNSTAVYYGKPNALKIAQFFWIILILILSFHIYQFYSKQHLIYLFLFIVLPVIVLSIFIFKPLLKRRITLVSLGLKCFMLSGLIYWTLFK; this is translated from the coding sequence ATGGCTTTAAAAGCCTGGATCTCGCTGATCAGATTTCCGAATCTACTCCTCATTTTTGCCTGTCAGCAATGGGTTTACCATTTTCATTTAAAAGCACATCTACCGCCCGAACCTGAAACCCTTTCAAATTTGGATTTTTTTTATTTAAGTATCAATACACTTCTCATTGCTGCGGGTGGCTTTATCATCAACAATATATTTGATTCAAAACTTGACGCAGCGATCCCTCTGAAAAATCCCATCCCAAATTATATAAAGCTGAGAGATGCCTGGATTCTTTATTTTTTAACAGTGGCCTTGGGAATTATGCTTACGGTTTGGCTTGCAGACAAAACGAATCGGTGGGAGGCTATTTTTTTGAATCCTTTATCCGCATTATTATTATTTCTGTATTCATGGAAGTTAAAATGTTCGCCTATTGTTGGAAATATTGCTGTATCTGCATTTACTTGTGGAGTCATTTTGATAATTCCTTTTGCTTTTTGGCCTTCCTTAAAAATTTTGCGGGCCCTGGATTTTTATTTGTGGCTTAGTTTGATCTACCCAATTCTCATGTTGGCATTATTTGCATTTTTGGTTAATTTCATCAGAGAGATTTTCAAAGACATGGAAGACATGGAATCAGATGCAACACAAAACTGTAATTCAACTGCTGTTTATTACGGCAAACCAAATGCACTAAAAATTGCCCAATTTTTCTGGATCATTCTTATTCTCATTTTAAGTTTTCATATTTACCAATTTTACAGCAAACAACATTTGATTTACTTATTTTTATTCATTGTTTTGCCCGTCATTGTTCTAAGTATATTTATTTTTAAACCGCTACTCAAAAGACGTATTACTTTAGTGAGTTTAGGATTAAAGTGTTTTATGTTAAGCGGATTAATTTATTGGACCCTGTTTAAATGA
- a CDS encoding bifunctional 5,10-methylenetetrahydrofolate dehydrogenase/5,10-methenyltetrahydrofolate cyclohydrolase, translating into MIVLDGNKLSALIRKEIQDKVRLFCQNDVRPPHLAAVLLGDNPASQAYVRNKIKACDEVGYASTLIKKPATTSQEELLYVIKSLNEDPDIDGYIVQLPLPRHIDEHAVNLAIDPAKDVDGFHPYNFGKMALGLPSFLPATPMGIMMMLDRYQIETEGKHCLVLGRSNIVGTPIALMMSKKSKPGNATVTIAHSKTDHLAYFCRQADIIIAALGIPLFLKADMVKDGVVVIDVGINRMEDASSSKGYRLVGDVDFEAVSRKAAAISPVPGGVGPMTITALVENTWKAFSKKV; encoded by the coding sequence ATGATAGTATTAGACGGTAACAAATTATCTGCTTTAATCCGTAAGGAGATTCAGGATAAGGTACGTTTGTTTTGTCAAAATGATGTTCGTCCACCACATTTAGCTGCTGTTTTGTTGGGTGATAATCCAGCAAGTCAGGCATATGTGCGCAATAAAATCAAAGCCTGCGATGAAGTGGGTTATGCATCGACGCTTATCAAAAAACCAGCGACGACCAGTCAGGAAGAATTGTTGTATGTCATTAAATCTTTAAACGAGGACCCGGATATTGATGGATATATCGTTCAACTTCCATTGCCGCGCCATATAGATGAACATGCTGTTAATCTGGCCATTGATCCCGCAAAAGATGTTGACGGTTTTCATCCTTACAATTTTGGAAAAATGGCCTTGGGTTTGCCTTCTTTCTTGCCCGCCACTCCAATGGGAATCATGATGATGCTCGATCGATACCAGATTGAAACAGAAGGTAAACATTGTCTGGTCTTAGGCCGAAGTAACATAGTAGGGACGCCAATTGCTTTAATGATGTCTAAAAAATCAAAACCGGGAAATGCCACCGTAACGATTGCACATAGTAAGACAGATCATTTGGCCTACTTTTGCAGACAAGCGGATATCATCATTGCAGCTTTGGGAATCCCATTATTTTTGAAAGCAGATATGGTAAAGGATGGAGTTGTAGTGATCGATGTGGGTATTAATCGAATGGAAGATGCTTCCAGCTCCAAAGGTTATAGACTGGTGGGGGATGTCGATTTTGAAGCCGTTTCACGTAAAGCAGCAGCGATATCTCCAGTGCCGGGAGGCGTTGGCCCAATGACGATAACCGCACTGGTTGAAAATACGTGGAAAGCTTTTTCTAAGAAAGTTTGA
- a CDS encoding 2Fe-2S iron-sulfur cluster binding domain-containing protein, translating to MAIIRFKFEDNSIPEKTVNSDGLDKSILEITEEQDIHLNHNCGGVCACSTCHIYVNEGAKFLEEISDKEEDFIDRAINPRLESRLACQCIILDESAEIVVEIPDQRRIIGHEH from the coding sequence ATGGCTATCATAAGATTCAAATTTGAAGACAACAGCATACCTGAAAAGACGGTAAACTCAGATGGGTTAGATAAATCCATATTGGAGATTACCGAAGAACAGGACATACACCTCAATCACAATTGCGGCGGCGTGTGTGCTTGTTCGACCTGCCATATTTATGTCAATGAAGGAGCTAAATTTCTGGAAGAAATCAGCGACAAAGAGGAAGATTTTATTGATCGTGCGATCAATCCGAGGCTTGAATCCAGATTAGCATGTCAATGCATCATTTTGGATGAATCGGCAGAGATTGTTGTCGAAATACCTGATCAAAGAAGGATTATTGGCCACGAACACTAA
- the prmA gene encoding 50S ribosomal protein L11 methyltransferase, translating to MPQVSFTLFINSELQDLHIAMLYELGVEAFIQQDESIEAFVDLQRLEIQNAIENYCNKHDIAFTRQLHQVRDWNALWESQFHSICIKDQLLVRAPFHPTDPGVKHELIIAPKMAFGTGHHETTSMILEWMTTKDFKGMQILDFGCGTGILGIYALLKDAQNVVFIDNDPLAIENVQENLLINKLKPQLTILGDANSIPDESFHIILANITRNVLIESLANLAKSMKSGGMIALSGFLESDREDMEKNLQQNGLKLHSIHQKSDWLCIIGET from the coding sequence ATGCCACAAGTATCCTTTACTTTATTCATAAATTCCGAGTTGCAGGATTTGCACATTGCCATGTTATATGAATTGGGCGTAGAGGCTTTCATACAGCAGGATGAAAGCATAGAAGCTTTTGTGGATCTTCAGCGTTTGGAAATTCAAAATGCCATAGAGAATTATTGCAATAAACACGATATTGCATTCACCCGGCAACTTCACCAGGTTAGAGATTGGAATGCACTGTGGGAATCTCAATTTCATTCCATTTGCATCAAGGATCAATTGTTGGTGCGGGCTCCTTTTCATCCAACAGATCCGGGTGTAAAACATGAACTCATCATCGCACCTAAAATGGCCTTTGGCACCGGACATCATGAAACCACATCTATGATCCTGGAATGGATGACCACAAAGGATTTTAAAGGGATGCAAATTTTGGATTTTGGTTGCGGAACCGGAATCCTGGGCATTTATGCTTTGTTAAAAGATGCGCAAAATGTTGTGTTTATAGACAATGATCCTTTAGCCATCGAAAACGTACAGGAAAATTTATTGATCAACAAATTAAAACCTCAGCTGACGATTTTAGGGGACGCCAATAGTATTCCTGATGAATCGTTCCATATCATACTGGCCAATATAACCAGAAATGTATTAATAGAAAGCTTAGCTAATCTGGCGAAGTCAATGAAATCCGGGGGTATGATTGCTTTATCAGGATTTTTGGAATCGGATAGAGAGGATATGGAGAAAAATTTACAACAGAATGGATTGAAATTGCATTCCATCCATCAAAAGTCTGATTGGCTTTGTATTATTGGGGAAACATAA
- the iscX gene encoding Fe-S cluster assembly protein IscX has product MAFDAIENLPIDWADHEDIAICLYERFGPAFDESKIYRIRFTELIEWVLEIPNFTGRREDCNEAHLEQIQAKWVYEFRDNKS; this is encoded by the coding sequence ATGGCTTTCGATGCTATTGAAAACTTACCCATTGATTGGGCGGATCACGAGGACATTGCAATCTGTCTATATGAAAGATTTGGCCCTGCTTTTGATGAATCCAAAATTTACCGCATTCGTTTTACGGAATTGATTGAATGGGTCTTGGAAATTCCAAATTTTACCGGCCGCAGAGAAGATTGCAATGAGGCCCATTTGGAGCAAATTCAAGCAAAATGGGTTTATGAATTTCGCGATAATAAATCCTAA